Proteins found in one Zea mays cultivar B73 chromosome 1, Zm-B73-REFERENCE-NAM-5.0, whole genome shotgun sequence genomic segment:
- the LOC100284984 gene encoding pectinesterase-1 — MAQQQPVRRILKVAPPGKGDGESFPTVQAAVDAVPLGNRARVVIRLAPGVYREPVYVAKTKNFITVAGASPEATVVSWDNTATRIRHSQSSRVIGTGTFGCGTFIIEGEDFIAENITFENSAPQGSGQAVAVRVTADRCAFYNCRFLGWQDTLYLHYGKQYLRDCYIEGHCDFIFGNSVALMEHCHIHCKAAGYITAHSRKSTSESTGYVFLRCTITGHGEAGYMFLGRPWGPFGRVVFAYTFMDRCIKPSGWHNWDKSENERTACFYEYRCSGPGALPSNRVTWCRQLLDVEAEQFLAHTFIDPDVDRPWLLQMMAIRIPASA; from the exons ATGGCGCAGCAGCAGCCGGTGCGGCGGATTCTGAAGGTGGCACCGCCGGGGAAGGGGGACGGGGAATCCTTCCCCACGGTGCAGGCGGCGGTCGACGCGGTGCCGCTGGGCAACCGGGCGCGCGTCGTCATCCGCCTCGCGCCGGGGGTCTACAGGGAGCCTGTCTACGTCGCCAAGACCAAGAACTTCATCACCGTCGCGGGggcctcgcccgaggccaccgTCGTGTCATGGGACAACACCGCCACGCGCATCAGGCACTCGCAG TCATCCAGGGTTATAGGAACTGGAACATTCGGCTGTGGTACGTTCATCATTGAGGGGGAAGATTTCATTGCAGAGAATATCACGTTTGAGAACTCAGCTCCCCAG GGCTCTGGGCAGGCCGTTGCAGTCCGGGTAACCGCAGATAGGTGTGCTTTCTACAACTGCCGGTTCCTCGGTTGGCAA GACACATTATACTTACACTACGGGAAACAGTACTTAAGAGACTGTTATATTGAAGGCCATtgtgacttcatctttggtaactCTGTCGCCCTTATGGAGCATTGCCATATCCATTGCAAAGCAGCGGGATACATCACTGCTCATAGCCGGAAGTCCACATCAGAATCTACTGGCTATGTGTTCTTGAG GTGTACTATTACTGGACATGGAGAAGCTGGATACATGTTCCTAGGTCGGCCATGGGGGCCCTTTGGAAGGGTTGTCTTTGCGTACACTTTCATGGATCGATGCATCAAGCCTTCTGGGTGGCACAACTGGGACAAATCCGAGAACGAGCGAACTGCTTGCTTTTATGAGTACAG GTGCTCAGGGCCAGGCGCCCTCCCATCGAACCGGGTCACATGGTGTAGACAGTTGCTGGATGTTGAAGCAGAGCAGTTCCTTGCGCACACTTTTATCGACCCAGACGTCGATAGGCCATGGCTCCTCCAGATGATGGCGATAAGAATACCAGCCTCAGCATAG